A window from Malania oleifera isolate guangnan ecotype guangnan chromosome 7, ASM2987363v1, whole genome shotgun sequence encodes these proteins:
- the LOC131159750 gene encoding thaumatin-like protein yields the protein MASFLSNLAISFSVLATLSALTHAATFVVHNNCPDTIWAGAVPGGGRPLKKGEEWSFQVNPGTKQARIWPRTKCNFDGSGRGKCETGDCGGLLECQAFGTPPNTLAEYALNQFNNMDFFDISLVDGFNVKMDFSPSSKGCTRGIRCAADINEQCPNELKAPGGCNNPCTVFKTDKYCCNSGSCNATNFSKFFKDRCPDAYSYPKDDQTSTFTCPSGTNYRVVFCP from the coding sequence aTGGCCAGCTTCCTCAGCAACCTCGCTATTTCCTTCTCCGTTCTCGCCACCCTCTCCGCCCTTACCCATGCCGCCACCTTCGTCGTCCACAACAACTGCCCCGACACCATCTGGGCGGGGGCTGTCCCCGGAGGCGGCCGCCCACTCAAAAAAGGCGAAGAGTGGTCCTTCCAGGTGAACCCAGGCACCAAACAAGCCCGCATATGGCCCCGAACCAAGTGCAACTTCGACGGGTCGGGTCGGGGCAAGTGCGAGACCGGGGACTGCGGCGGGTTGCTCGAATGCCAGGCCTTCGGCACCCCGCCCAACACCCTTGCAGAGTACGCTCTAAACCAGTTCAACAACATGGACTTCTTCGATATCTCCCTGGTGGACGGGTTCAACGTGAAAATGGACTTCAGCCCGTCGTCGAAGGGGTGCACCCGGGGGATCCGGTGCGCCGCAGACATAAACGAGCAGTGCCCGAACGAGCTGAAGGCACCAGGCGGGTGCAACAACCCCTGCACCGTTTTCAAAACGGACAAGTACTGCTGTAACTCCGGCAGCTGCAACGCCACAAACTTCTCAAAGTTTTTTAAGGACAGGTGCCCCGATGCCTACAGCTACCCTAAGGATGATCAAACCAGCACCTTCACCTGCCCCTCGGGGACTAACTATAGGGTAGTCTTCTGCCCTTAA